One Mycobacterium sp. SMC-4 DNA window includes the following coding sequences:
- the xseA gene encoding exodeoxyribonuclease VII large subunit, with product MPPGQSPENPFPVRGVAIRVAGWIDKLGSVWVEGQIAQLTLRPNSNTAFITLRDPAADMSMSLTCPRDLVTNAPVKMTDGTQVIVFGKPTFYTGRGSFSLRVSEIRAVGIGELLARIERLRRLLEAEGLFDPRLKRPIPFLPDTIGLITGRASAAEHDIMAVASGRWPAVRFAVRNTVVQGPNAVPQIVEALRVLDADPDVDVIVLARGGGSVEDLLPFSDETLCREIVRCTTPVVSAIGHEPDNPLCDLVADLRAATPTDAAKRIVPDTAAEQALVDELRQRSGRALRNWVNREQHLVTQLRSRPVLARPLDAIDLRAEDISRARGAGRRDITRLIDAESERVGHLSARLTTLGPAATLARGYAVVQTLPPSGPTQVLRSIADAPSGARLRVRVADGAVLAISAGEREFEGEQ from the coding sequence GGTCGCCGGGTGGATCGACAAGCTGGGTTCGGTGTGGGTGGAGGGCCAGATCGCCCAGCTGACGTTGCGGCCGAACTCCAACACCGCGTTCATCACGCTGCGCGACCCGGCGGCCGACATGTCCATGTCGCTGACGTGTCCACGCGATCTGGTGACCAACGCGCCGGTCAAGATGACCGACGGCACCCAGGTGATCGTGTTCGGCAAACCCACCTTCTACACCGGTCGCGGCAGCTTCTCCCTGCGCGTCAGCGAGATCCGGGCTGTCGGCATCGGAGAGCTGCTGGCTCGCATCGAACGGCTGCGCCGGTTGCTGGAGGCCGAGGGCTTGTTCGATCCGCGCCTCAAACGGCCCATCCCGTTTCTGCCCGACACCATCGGCTTGATCACCGGGCGGGCCTCAGCCGCCGAACACGACATCATGGCCGTCGCGTCGGGCCGCTGGCCCGCGGTGCGGTTCGCGGTCCGCAACACCGTCGTGCAGGGGCCCAACGCGGTCCCGCAGATCGTCGAGGCGTTGCGGGTACTCGACGCCGACCCGGACGTCGACGTGATCGTGCTGGCCCGAGGCGGCGGCAGCGTCGAGGATCTGCTGCCGTTCTCCGACGAAACGCTGTGCCGGGAGATCGTGCGCTGCACCACGCCGGTGGTCAGCGCCATCGGCCACGAACCCGACAACCCGCTGTGCGATCTGGTCGCCGACCTGCGCGCGGCCACTCCGACCGACGCGGCCAAGCGGATCGTCCCAGACACGGCAGCCGAGCAGGCGCTGGTCGACGAGTTGCGCCAGCGCAGCGGGCGGGCATTACGCAACTGGGTGAACCGGGAACAGCACCTGGTGACCCAATTGCGCAGCCGGCCGGTGCTGGCCCGCCCGCTGGATGCGATCGACCTGCGCGCCGAGGACATCAGCCGGGCCCGCGGCGCCGGTCGACGCGACATCACCCGCCTGATCGACGCCGAATCCGAGCGCGTCGGCCATTTGTCGGCCCGGCTGACGACCCTGGGACCGGCCGCGACGCTGGCCCGCGGTTACGCCGTCGTGCAGACACTGCCCCCATCGGGACCAACCCAGGTGCTGCGCAGCATCGCCGACGCGCCGAGCGGGGCCCGGCTGCGGGTGCGGGTGGCTGACGGCGCGGTCCTGGCGATCAGTGCAGGCGAGCGCGAATTCGAGGGAGAACAATGA
- a CDS encoding exodeoxyribonuclease VII small subunit, with protein MKPISELGYEEARDELIEVVQRLEHGGMDLDASLKLWERGEQLAKCCEEHLAGARKRVEQALARSDDPDD; from the coding sequence ATGAAGCCCATTAGTGAGCTGGGGTACGAAGAAGCCCGCGACGAACTGATCGAGGTGGTGCAGCGCCTCGAGCATGGCGGAATGGACCTCGACGCATCGCTGAAGCTGTGGGAAAGAGGCGAACAACTCGCGAAATGCTGCGAGGAACATTTAGCTGGGGCTCGCAAGAGAGTCGAGCAGGCGCTGGCCCGCAGCGATGACCCAGATGATTGA
- a CDS encoding NAD-dependent epimerase/dehydratase family protein yields MASDLGDAAPTTELGRVLVTGGSGFVGANLVTALLDRGLAVRSFDRAPSPLEPHDRLEVVEGDITDPAQVSAAVAEVDTVFHTAAIIDLMGGASASQEYRQRSFAVNVTGTQNLVRAAQAAGVQRFVYTASNSVVMGGQRISNGDENLPYTERFNDLYTETKVVAEKFVLAQNGESGMLTCSIRPSGIWGRGDQTMFRKVFESVLAGHVKVLVGNKNVKLDNSYVHNLIHGFILAAEHLVPGGTAPGQAYFINDGDPVNMFEFARPVVEACGQPWPRLRVPGRLVWAVMTVWQFLHFRFGLPKPLLEPLAVERLYLDNYFSIGKAQRDLGYEPLYSTEEALQHCLPYYVELFARMKAEGQPVVSAAAPTAPKG; encoded by the coding sequence ATGGCTTCGGACTTGGGTGACGCAGCACCGACCACCGAACTCGGCCGGGTTCTGGTGACCGGCGGATCGGGTTTCGTCGGCGCCAACCTGGTCACCGCCCTGCTGGACCGGGGGTTGGCGGTGCGCTCCTTCGACCGCGCACCCTCACCACTGGAACCTCACGACCGTCTCGAGGTCGTCGAAGGAGACATCACCGACCCGGCCCAGGTCAGCGCTGCCGTCGCCGAGGTCGACACGGTCTTTCACACCGCGGCCATCATCGACCTGATGGGCGGCGCGTCGGCCAGCCAGGAATACCGCCAACGCAGCTTCGCGGTCAACGTGACCGGCACGCAGAACCTGGTGCGCGCCGCGCAGGCGGCCGGTGTCCAACGGTTCGTCTACACCGCGTCCAACAGCGTCGTGATGGGCGGACAACGGATCTCCAATGGTGACGAAAACCTGCCGTACACCGAGCGATTCAACGACCTCTACACCGAGACCAAGGTCGTCGCCGAGAAATTCGTGCTCGCCCAGAACGGCGAATCCGGGATGCTCACCTGCTCGATCCGACCCAGCGGCATCTGGGGCCGCGGCGATCAGACCATGTTCCGCAAGGTATTCGAGAGCGTGCTGGCCGGTCACGTCAAGGTGTTGGTCGGTAACAAGAACGTCAAGCTCGACAACTCTTACGTGCACAACCTGATCCACGGATTCATTCTGGCCGCCGAACACCTGGTGCCTGGGGGCACCGCACCCGGGCAGGCCTACTTCATCAATGACGGTGATCCGGTCAACATGTTCGAGTTCGCTCGCCCGGTGGTCGAGGCATGCGGTCAGCCCTGGCCCCGGCTGCGGGTCCCGGGCCGACTGGTCTGGGCGGTGATGACCGTCTGGCAGTTCCTGCATTTCCGCTTCGGCCTGCCCAAGCCGCTGCTGGAACCCCTTGCGGTGGAGCGTCTTTACCTGGACAACTACTTCTCGATCGGCAAGGCACAGCGCGACCTGGGGTATGAACCGCTGTACTCCACCGAAGAGGCGCTGCAGCACTGCCTGCCCTACTACGTCGAGCTGTTCGCCCGGATGAAAGCCGAAGGACAGCCCGTGGTCTCTGCGGCCGCACCTACCGCACCGAAGGGCTGA
- a CDS encoding alpha/beta fold hydrolase: protein MVPEFRFATHGGARIRYLDSGGDDRGAPVVFVPGFTDVADDYTQILPALGRRTAVIELRGHGRSTAGENGYDSAALANDVAAVVDELTDGPVHMMSFSRGTAYAITWALANWPRVRSVSIGDYIPEELLVPDNAFGHLLDGRWRGTPVHQRLDRQAAVATLRAARPQSFWEPLAHWQPPLLAVRSLNAPLVSDINWARYRELFPTARLEEFADSPHDIFRPDRERFPALVRELIDAADPAPTG from the coding sequence ATGGTGCCCGAGTTCCGGTTCGCCACCCACGGCGGCGCGCGCATCCGCTACCTCGACTCCGGCGGTGACGACCGCGGGGCACCGGTCGTGTTCGTGCCCGGATTCACCGACGTCGCCGACGACTACACCCAGATCCTGCCCGCATTGGGTCGCCGCACCGCGGTGATCGAATTGCGTGGACACGGCCGCAGCACCGCCGGTGAGAACGGTTATGACTCCGCCGCGCTGGCCAACGACGTCGCAGCGGTCGTCGACGAGCTCACCGACGGACCGGTGCACATGATGAGCTTCTCACGCGGCACGGCCTACGCGATCACCTGGGCGCTGGCCAATTGGCCCCGGGTGCGGTCGGTGTCGATCGGTGACTACATCCCCGAAGAGCTCCTCGTGCCCGACAACGCGTTCGGCCACCTGCTGGACGGACGCTGGCGGGGCACCCCGGTGCACCAGCGCCTGGACCGGCAGGCGGCGGTCGCGACGCTGCGCGCGGCACGTCCGCAGTCGTTCTGGGAACCGTTGGCGCACTGGCAACCCCCGCTGCTGGCGGTCCGCAGCCTCAACGCCCCACTGGTCAGTGACATCAACTGGGCCCGGTACCGCGAACTCTTCCCGACCGCGCGACTCGAAGAATTCGCCGATTCACCGCACGACATCTTCCGACCGGACCGCGAACGCTTTCCCGCGCTGGTCCGCGAACTCATCGACGCAGCCGACCCGGCCCCTACCGGCTAG
- a CDS encoding bifunctional diguanylate cyclase/phosphodiesterase encodes MSTGRPARMLSAALAVPVGAALALAVLLLAAGGGRVVPLIDDLIILGLSAYATACCAWAARMAQDRMRTAWRFLTVALGAWAVADLIWLLCEYVFYVEPFPSPADLFYLVFSVFAVPALLLMVPSDGTSLRHTAARIALDGLTVALCSFLLSWIFALNAVYSAYRDDKLTLGLAVFYPAADIVLLAIAVAVWARAGVRQRVVLGLLVLAFAIMTVTDSAFAYAVAQGVYTTGSLMDVGWAISLVAICAAALLSSRMPPPRMQAVAVPSVSSLWAPYVPLLLAGTIGPIMIMSGLERILVPLIVVTVCLRQSVAAFENRSWAKAAADQALKDPLTGLANQALFIDRLTHAMVLRAREERPVLVAAVDLEDFAFVNDNLGHPAGDKLLVHAGRRIAACLRPGDTVGRLGGDEFVLLLEGDLDGSRQVLHCVMQTFEEPFTVGGQQVSMRCRIGVAVAPPDDPDLTPAILMKRADHAVQAAKRSYSTSRMCNYDIDLMRSGGSVEHPGDRDTDRVTGAGVAKVRLLADLRHAVDHGELDLAYQPKVNLESGSIVGVEALLRWPHPELGLLQPATFMPLVRQHNLIRPVTDLVIQKVFDDAAHWRDGGVRMPFALNMFAPSLRDTRLPAALSEALDACKLPANLLTVEITEDLVIHDLTLVAKVLQQLRERGIQVAIDDFGSGYSALSYLRDLRIDEIKLDRSFIATVTSDRRAATVVRSVIDLTHGLGMTVVAEGIEEAATAEWLRDSGCDVGQGYYFGMPIDAADVPNLTDLAAPRR; translated from the coding sequence GTGAGTACAGGTCGACCTGCGCGCATGCTCTCGGCGGCGCTGGCCGTGCCGGTCGGGGCTGCACTCGCGCTTGCCGTCCTGCTCCTCGCCGCCGGCGGCGGCAGAGTGGTGCCATTGATCGACGATCTGATCATCTTGGGTCTGTCGGCATACGCCACCGCCTGCTGCGCCTGGGCGGCGAGGATGGCGCAAGACCGCATGCGCACCGCGTGGCGATTCTTGACGGTGGCGTTGGGGGCGTGGGCCGTCGCCGATCTGATCTGGTTGCTGTGCGAGTACGTGTTCTACGTCGAGCCGTTTCCGTCGCCTGCCGACCTGTTCTATCTGGTCTTCAGTGTCTTCGCGGTCCCGGCCCTGCTGCTGATGGTTCCGTCTGATGGCACGTCGCTGCGGCATACCGCCGCGCGCATCGCCCTCGACGGCCTCACGGTGGCGCTGTGCTCGTTCTTGCTGTCCTGGATCTTTGCGCTCAACGCGGTCTACTCCGCATACCGCGACGACAAGCTGACCCTGGGATTGGCGGTGTTCTATCCGGCCGCCGACATCGTGCTGCTGGCGATCGCGGTTGCTGTCTGGGCCCGTGCAGGTGTTCGACAGCGCGTTGTGTTGGGGTTGCTGGTACTGGCGTTCGCGATAATGACGGTCACCGACAGTGCGTTCGCTTACGCCGTTGCCCAGGGCGTCTACACGACCGGAAGTCTGATGGATGTCGGGTGGGCGATCTCGCTGGTTGCCATCTGTGCTGCGGCTCTGCTGAGTTCCCGGATGCCACCGCCGCGAATGCAGGCTGTGGCGGTGCCGTCGGTGTCGTCGCTGTGGGCCCCGTACGTGCCCCTGCTGCTGGCCGGGACGATCGGCCCGATCATGATCATGTCCGGTCTTGAGCGGATCCTGGTTCCACTGATCGTCGTCACGGTGTGTTTGCGCCAATCCGTTGCGGCCTTCGAAAACCGGTCGTGGGCCAAGGCCGCGGCGGATCAGGCGTTGAAGGACCCGTTGACGGGCCTAGCCAACCAGGCCCTGTTCATCGACCGACTAACACATGCGATGGTGCTGCGTGCCCGCGAGGAGCGCCCGGTGCTGGTCGCGGCCGTGGACCTGGAGGACTTCGCGTTCGTCAATGACAACCTCGGTCATCCGGCCGGAGACAAGCTGCTGGTGCATGCCGGCAGGCGAATCGCCGCGTGCCTGCGGCCGGGCGACACGGTGGGGCGGCTCGGCGGAGATGAGTTCGTGCTGCTGCTCGAAGGCGACCTGGACGGGTCCCGCCAGGTTCTGCACTGTGTCATGCAGACCTTTGAGGAGCCGTTCACCGTTGGCGGGCAACAGGTGTCGATGCGCTGCCGCATCGGGGTGGCAGTGGCCCCGCCGGATGATCCGGACCTCACTCCGGCGATTCTGATGAAGCGGGCCGACCACGCCGTGCAGGCGGCGAAGCGCTCGTATTCGACGTCGCGGATGTGTAATTACGACATCGACCTGATGCGGTCGGGAGGCAGCGTCGAGCACCCCGGTGACCGCGACACCGATCGGGTGACCGGCGCCGGGGTGGCCAAGGTCAGGTTATTGGCGGATCTGCGTCATGCCGTTGACCACGGCGAGCTCGATCTCGCCTACCAGCCGAAGGTGAATCTCGAAAGTGGAAGCATCGTGGGGGTGGAGGCGCTGCTGCGCTGGCCGCACCCGGAGCTGGGCTTACTGCAACCAGCGACCTTCATGCCACTGGTGCGTCAGCACAACCTGATTCGCCCCGTCACCGACCTGGTGATCCAAAAGGTTTTCGACGACGCTGCGCACTGGCGCGACGGTGGAGTCCGGATGCCGTTTGCTCTCAACATGTTCGCCCCGTCGCTGCGCGACACCCGGCTTCCTGCCGCGCTCAGCGAAGCCCTCGACGCCTGCAAACTACCCGCGAACCTGCTCACCGTCGAGATCACCGAGGATCTCGTCATCCATGACCTGACCCTGGTCGCCAAAGTTCTCCAGCAGTTGCGCGAGCGCGGAATACAGGTCGCCATCGACGATTTCGGCAGCGGTTACTCGGCTTTGTCATATCTGCGGGACCTGCGCATCGACGAGATCAAACTCGACCGGTCGTTCATCGCCACGGTGACCAGCGATCGTCGGGCCGCGACGGTGGTCCGCTCGGTCATCGATCTCACGCACGGACTGGGAATGACCGTCGTGGCCGAGGGCATCGAAGAGGCTGCGACGGCAGAATGGTTGCGTGACAGCGGATGCGACGTGGGCCAGGGCTACTACTTCGGCATGCCGATCGACGCTGCCGACGTCCCGAACCTGACCGACCTGGCCGCTCCGCGCCGCTAG
- a CDS encoding dihydrofolate reductase family protein, with amino-acid sequence MRPLSAGLFISLDGVVEAPDQWHFPYFDDQMGAAVNAQLGTADTLLLGRVTYDSFAGAWPERELQGGDEAEFARALGDARKIVVSRNQLQFSWRNSERLAGDLLDGVRTLKNEPGEGAIAMSGSPSVVRQLLHAGLLDELHLLVHPIAVGKGARLFDDDQIPLKLLSCNAFQTGVLHLVYTRDEDAPAGDYRSATAHLR; translated from the coding sequence ATGCGCCCATTGTCCGCAGGCCTGTTCATCTCGCTCGACGGCGTGGTCGAAGCGCCCGACCAGTGGCATTTCCCGTACTTCGACGACCAGATGGGCGCAGCCGTCAACGCCCAGCTCGGTACCGCCGACACACTGCTGCTGGGCCGTGTCACCTACGACAGCTTCGCCGGCGCCTGGCCCGAGCGGGAATTGCAGGGCGGCGATGAGGCCGAGTTCGCCAGGGCGCTCGGCGACGCACGCAAGATCGTGGTGTCGCGCAACCAGCTGCAGTTCTCGTGGCGCAACTCCGAACGACTCGCCGGCGATCTGCTCGACGGTGTCCGCACACTCAAGAACGAACCCGGCGAGGGTGCCATCGCGATGAGCGGTTCGCCGTCGGTGGTCCGCCAACTCCTGCACGCCGGACTGCTCGACGAACTGCACCTGCTGGTCCACCCGATCGCTGTGGGCAAGGGCGCGCGACTGTTCGACGACGACCAGATCCCGCTGAAGCTACTGTCCTGCAACGCTTTCCAGACCGGCGTGCTGCACCTGGTCTACACCCGCGACGAAGACGCGCCCGCAGGTGATTACCGGAGCGCCACGGCGCACCTACGTTAG
- a CDS encoding SRPBCC family protein: MTELKMSESITVAVPPEDLYALVSDVTRTGQWSPVCRRCWWDEGAGPQVGAWFTGRNETPERIWETRCQVVAAEPGRVFAWEVNDGWVYWGYHLEPDGAGTRLTESWALLPKGVDGFGERFGESADAEIAKRVDAARIGIPATLAAIKEIAESGGSPH; the protein is encoded by the coding sequence GTGACCGAACTGAAGATGTCGGAGTCGATAACGGTGGCGGTGCCGCCGGAGGACCTGTACGCACTGGTGTCGGATGTGACCCGGACGGGCCAATGGAGTCCGGTGTGCCGCCGGTGCTGGTGGGACGAGGGTGCCGGGCCGCAGGTGGGCGCCTGGTTCACCGGCCGCAACGAGACCCCCGAGCGGATATGGGAGACCCGCTGCCAGGTCGTGGCCGCTGAGCCCGGGCGCGTCTTCGCGTGGGAGGTCAACGACGGATGGGTCTACTGGGGGTACCACCTGGAGCCCGACGGTGCCGGAACCCGCCTGACCGAGTCGTGGGCGCTGCTGCCCAAAGGTGTCGACGGGTTCGGCGAACGTTTCGGCGAATCGGCCGACGCAGAAATCGCAAAGCGCGTCGACGCCGCGCGCATCGGGATCCCGGCGACGCTGGCTGCGATCAAAGAGATCGCCGAATCAGGCGGGAGCCCCCACTAA
- a CDS encoding SDR family NAD(P)-dependent oxidoreductase: METSNGRVAVIVGAASGIGWATAQTLAAAGVRITVADLNAEGAQARATELGDGHSAARVDVVDEDSVQRLFDDLGPIDIAVNCAGFSNVGLITEMPVSEFRAVVDVCLNGAFIVAKHAGRHLRAGGSLVQISSLNGRQPAAGMSAYCAAKAGLSMLTQVAALEMGARGIRVNAVAPGFVHTPLTAAAASVPGVVQDYVDNTALARAGTPQDIADAVAYLCSPAASWITGEVLDINGGAHLKRYPDIMGHVNRLMEQA; this comes from the coding sequence ATGGAAACCAGTAATGGGCGCGTCGCCGTCATCGTCGGCGCGGCGTCCGGTATCGGCTGGGCGACCGCCCAGACCCTGGCCGCGGCCGGTGTGCGGATCACCGTGGCCGACCTCAACGCCGAAGGCGCCCAGGCCCGGGCCACCGAACTCGGTGACGGCCATAGCGCCGCGCGGGTCGACGTCGTCGACGAGGATTCGGTGCAGCGGCTGTTCGATGACCTCGGCCCCATCGACATCGCGGTCAACTGTGCCGGGTTCAGCAATGTCGGCCTGATCACCGAGATGCCCGTCTCGGAGTTCCGCGCCGTCGTCGACGTCTGTCTCAACGGCGCGTTCATCGTCGCCAAGCACGCCGGCCGACATTTGCGCGCAGGCGGTTCGCTGGTGCAGATCAGCTCGCTGAACGGGCGCCAGCCCGCGGCCGGAATGAGTGCCTACTGCGCGGCCAAAGCCGGCCTGTCGATGCTGACCCAGGTTGCCGCACTCGAGATGGGTGCGCGCGGCATCCGGGTCAACGCGGTCGCACCGGGGTTCGTCCACACCCCACTCACCGCGGCCGCGGCATCGGTGCCCGGGGTGGTGCAGGACTACGTCGACAACACCGCGCTGGCCCGGGCGGGCACCCCGCAGGACATCGCCGACGCGGTGGCCTACCTGTGCTCCCCGGCAGCGTCGTGGATCACCGGCGAAGTGCTCGACATCAATGGCGGCGCCCACCTGAAGCGCTATCCCGACATCATGGGCCACGTCAACCGGCTCATGGAGCAGGCGTGA
- a CDS encoding SDR family oxidoreductase, giving the protein MNVEGRHALVTGAGSGIGAALCRALDAAGAHVVCTDIDAVAAEGTIAGLSDRARAAQLDVTDAAAVQAAVDEIVNRAGRIDLIFNNAGIVWGGDTELLTLDQWNAIIDINLRGVVHGVAAAYPQMLRQGHGQIVNTASMAGLTAAGQVTSYVATKHAVVGLSLALRSEAAPRGVGVLVVCPAAVETPILDKGAMGGFVGRDYFLQAQGGKPYDADRLARDTLRAIRRNKAILVKPTVAQAQWWFARLAPNLMNRMSMRFVAGQRSRQGRGIPPSATGSG; this is encoded by the coding sequence GTGAACGTCGAGGGCAGGCATGCGCTGGTGACCGGTGCCGGCTCGGGCATCGGCGCAGCGCTGTGCCGCGCACTGGACGCAGCCGGCGCCCATGTGGTGTGCACCGATATCGACGCGGTCGCCGCCGAGGGCACCATCGCCGGGTTGAGTGACCGGGCCCGGGCGGCCCAGCTGGACGTCACCGACGCCGCCGCCGTGCAAGCCGCCGTCGACGAGATCGTCAACCGGGCCGGCCGTATCGACCTCATCTTCAACAACGCCGGCATCGTCTGGGGCGGAGACACCGAGCTGCTCACCCTCGACCAGTGGAACGCGATCATCGACATCAACCTGCGCGGCGTCGTGCACGGTGTCGCCGCCGCGTACCCCCAGATGTTGCGCCAGGGCCACGGCCAGATCGTCAACACCGCTTCGATGGCCGGCCTGACCGCCGCCGGGCAGGTCACCAGCTACGTCGCCACCAAGCATGCCGTGGTCGGGCTGTCGCTGGCGCTGCGCTCCGAGGCCGCGCCCCGTGGCGTCGGGGTGTTGGTGGTCTGTCCGGCTGCCGTCGAGACGCCGATCCTGGACAAAGGCGCGATGGGGGGCTTTGTCGGCCGTGACTACTTTCTGCAGGCTCAAGGCGGCAAACCCTACGACGCCGACCGGCTCGCGCGGGACACCCTGCGGGCGATCCGGCGCAACAAGGCAATCCTGGTCAAACCCACGGTGGCGCAGGCGCAATGGTGGTTCGCGCGGTTGGCCCCGAACCTGATGAACCGGATGTCGATGCGTTTCGTCGCCGGGCAGCGGTCACGACAGGGACGTGGCATACCGCCATCTGCGACCGGCTCCGGATAG
- a CDS encoding AI-2E family transporter — protein MTDQFTPTQKRALAVITLIALGVAAYFLRRYVLLIAVAAVLAYLFSPLYRRLLARMSSGAAATLTLLAAIAIVALPLSGVVALAVMQISQMVSSVGHWAQQTDFTALAQRLLDSANELLARVPFVETTLTPESVRQAIARVGQDAGEIALGLIRDSVGGIAATVTASIIFLYVFLALLTNGDKVAELFRDLNPLGREVSDIYLAKVGAMVSATVKGQFIIATCQGVAGAVSLYIAGLHDAFFMFVIFLTALSFIPLGGGIVTIPLGIAMAVFGNPVGGIFVVVFHLLVVTNIDNVLRPFLVPKSAHLQPALMLIAVFAGLGMFGFFGIVLGPVLMIVIVTTISMYLAVSKDLPLDTLTGTRADPEDDANERDTPWWQRLLPQRLRPARTTGS, from the coding sequence ATGACAGATCAGTTCACCCCGACCCAGAAGCGCGCGCTGGCCGTCATCACGCTGATCGCGCTCGGGGTCGCAGCGTACTTCCTGCGCCGGTATGTGCTGCTGATCGCGGTCGCCGCCGTGCTGGCCTACCTGTTCAGCCCGCTCTACCGGCGTCTGCTGGCCAGGATGAGCTCCGGCGCGGCGGCGACGCTGACGCTGCTGGCGGCGATCGCCATCGTCGCCCTGCCACTGTCGGGCGTGGTGGCGTTGGCCGTGATGCAAATCAGCCAAATGGTCTCCAGCGTGGGCCACTGGGCCCAGCAGACCGACTTCACCGCGCTGGCCCAGCGCCTGCTCGACTCGGCCAATGAACTGCTGGCGCGAGTCCCGTTCGTGGAGACCACGCTGACCCCGGAGTCGGTGCGTCAGGCCATTGCCCGGGTGGGTCAGGACGCCGGGGAAATTGCGCTGGGCCTGATCCGCGATTCGGTGGGCGGCATCGCGGCCACGGTGACCGCGTCGATCATCTTCCTGTACGTGTTCTTGGCGCTGCTGACCAACGGCGACAAGGTCGCCGAACTGTTCCGCGACCTCAACCCGCTGGGCCGCGAGGTTTCCGACATCTATCTGGCCAAGGTCGGCGCCATGGTCTCGGCGACGGTCAAGGGCCAGTTCATCATCGCCACCTGTCAGGGTGTGGCCGGTGCGGTGTCGCTGTACATCGCCGGCCTGCACGACGCGTTCTTCATGTTCGTGATCTTCCTGACCGCGCTGTCGTTCATCCCGCTGGGTGGCGGCATCGTGACCATTCCGCTGGGCATCGCGATGGCGGTGTTCGGCAATCCGGTGGGCGGCATCTTCGTCGTCGTCTTCCACCTGCTCGTGGTGACCAACATCGACAATGTGCTGCGGCCGTTCCTGGTGCCCAAGAGCGCCCACCTGCAGCCGGCGCTGATGTTGATCGCCGTCTTCGCCGGGCTGGGCATGTTCGGATTCTTTGGCATCGTGTTGGGACCGGTGCTGATGATCGTCATCGTGACGACGATCAGCATGTACCTGGCGGTGTCGAAGGATCTGCCGTTGGACACCCTCACCGGCACCCGCGCCGATCCCGAGGACGACGCGAACGAGCGGGACACCCCGTGGTGGCAGCGCCTGCTCCCGCAGCGGTTGCGGCCGGCTAGAACAACCGGCTCTTGA
- a CDS encoding dienelactone hydrolase family protein, translating into MTAPESDLTGWVATPFTAAGQTYDVYRKGEGPGVVLIPEMPGLHPGVLALGDHLVDNGFTVAAPSLFGTPGAPARGPGALPVLLKGCVAKEFAAFATNADRPVAHYLRALARDLDANTPGKGVGVIGQCFTGGFALAAAVDDSVLAPVMSQPSIPLPLTPKQRRDPGVSEAELQVVARRAAEEGLCVMGLRFSADPLVPGARFATLKDRLGDAFDVIEINSGKGNADGLGRMAHSVLTDQVREVDGNPAYEARKRVVEFFKSRLF; encoded by the coding sequence ATGACCGCTCCGGAGTCCGATCTGACCGGATGGGTCGCCACGCCGTTCACCGCGGCCGGCCAGACCTACGACGTCTACCGCAAAGGCGAAGGGCCCGGGGTGGTCCTGATCCCGGAGATGCCCGGCCTGCATCCCGGGGTGCTCGCGCTCGGTGATCACCTCGTCGACAACGGATTCACGGTCGCCGCGCCGTCGCTGTTCGGCACGCCGGGGGCTCCCGCACGGGGTCCGGGCGCGCTACCGGTGCTGCTGAAGGGGTGCGTCGCCAAGGAGTTCGCGGCGTTCGCCACCAATGCCGACCGGCCGGTGGCCCACTATCTGCGGGCGCTGGCGCGTGACCTCGACGCCAACACCCCCGGCAAGGGCGTCGGCGTCATCGGCCAGTGCTTCACCGGCGGATTCGCGCTGGCCGCCGCCGTCGACGACAGTGTGCTGGCCCCGGTGATGAGCCAGCCGTCGATACCCTTACCGCTGACCCCCAAGCAGCGGCGTGATCCGGGGGTGTCCGAGGCGGAATTGCAGGTCGTGGCGCGCCGAGCTGCCGAGGAGGGACTGTGCGTGATGGGGTTGCGCTTCAGCGCCGACCCCCTCGTCCCTGGCGCGCGGTTCGCCACGTTGAAGGACCGGCTCGGCGACGCGTTCGACGTCATCGAGATCAATTCGGGCAAGGGCAACGCCGACGGCCTCGGACGGATGGCCCACTCGGTGCTGACCGACCAGGTGCGTGAGGTCGACGGAAACCCGGCCTATGAGGCCCGTAAGCGGGTCGTGGAGTTCTTCAAGAGCCGGTTGTTCTAG